A window of Cryptomeria japonica chromosome 3, Sugi_1.0, whole genome shotgun sequence contains these coding sequences:
- the LOC131070421 gene encoding probable glucan endo-1,3-beta-glucosidase A6 isoform X1 — MGFFEVYVMVCFCLVILHGDATAAGKEWSSIGINYGRIGKNLPSPAESILLMKSLKIGKVKLYDSDSEVLNALANTGLSVVISVKNEEIPIVASSVLNADEWVKHNVLTHYPATKINTITVGNEILSDYNNQNRWLQLVPAMQNIYSSLVRWNLGKRIKVTTTVAMDALMFSSPPSSGQFRDDIAETVVKHMLKFLSNSKSFYFVNVYPYFAYSTNADKIPLNYTLFGEVKTPVEDGGLEYTDMLSAQLDANVAAMAKLGYPNVKIAISETGWPTAGDAGASVDLAATYNRRLVARMLANPPLGTPRRPRAFVPTYLFALFNEDNKPGPVIERNWGLLYPNGSELYHIDMTGKLDDSEFKSLKSVRPFPAQPVVTFPRPIHSSISRTFPRTGQSPPPYYSAAPISQPSAGYYPPNVPSSSPIPSILPYPPPSPMPLYSSPPPPPIVNFPPPCMPYPPSNPAPNIPPPTTPVITPPSPPSNPISPYPPNPPSTSPVYSLWCVAKPTVPNSVLQKAMDYACGAGADCQSVQPNGMCFMPNTVVAHASYAFNSYWQKNKRIGGTCDFGATAMLITMDPSYGECRFGLT; from the exons ATGGGTTTCTTTGAGGTTTATGTCATGGTCTGCTTCTGTCTAGTGATTCTGCATGGGGATGCAACTG CAGCTGGAAAAGAATGGAGTTCTATTGGTATCAACTATGGCCGAATCGGGAAGAACCTTCCATCTCCTGCCGAATCCATCTTACTTATGAAATCTTTGAAAATAGGCAAAGTAAAACTGTATGACAGTGACTCAGAAGTACTCAATGCCTTGGCCAACACTGGCCTCTCCGTAGTAATAAGTGTGAAGAATGAAGAGATACCAATTGTTGCCTCTAGTGTACTAAATGCTGATGAGTGGGTTAAACACAATGTCTTAACACACTACCCTGCAACCAAAATCAACACCATAACTGTTGGGAATGAAATTCTTTCTGATTACAACAATCAGAATAGATGGCTTCAGTTGGTTCCTGCAATGCAAAATATCTACAGCTCACTTGTCCGATGGAACCTTGGTAAAAGGATAAAGGTGACTACAACTGTGGCAATGGATGCTCTGATGTTTTCATCACCTCCTTCATCAGGACAGTTTAGGGATGACATTGCAGAGACTGTGGTGAAACATATGCTAAAATTTCTTTCCAATTCAAAGTCCTTCTATTTTGTTAATGTTTACCCATATTTTGCATATTCAACCAATGCTGATAAAATTCCTCTAAATTATACTCTGTTTGGAGAAGTCAAGACACCAGTGGAAGATGGTGGATTGGAGTACACTGACATGTTATCTGCTCAGTTGGATGCTAATGTAGCTGCTATGGCAAAGTTGGGATACCCCAATGTCAAAATTGCAATTAGTGAAACAGGTTGGCCTACAGCAGGAGATGCAGGTGCAAGTGTTGATCTAGCAGCCACTTATAATAGAAGGTTAGTTGCCAGAATGCTGGCAAATCCACCTTTAGGCACTCCCAGAAGGCCCAGAGCATTCGTACCCACTTATCTCTTTGCCCTTTTTAACGAGGACAACAAGCCTGGTCCAGTCATCGAAAGAAACTGGGGTTTGCTCTACCCAAATGGGTCTGAATTATATCATATAGATATGACTGGGAAACTTGACGATTCAGAGTTCAAATCCCTCAAGTCTGTTAGGCCTTTCCCTGCACAGCCTGTTGTTACCTTTCCTCGTCCTATCCATTCATCTATAAGTAGAACTTTTCCTAGGACCGGCCAAAGCCCGCCCCCATATTATTCTGCTGCCCCTATTTCCCAACCTTCTGCAGGTTACTATCCACCTAATGTACCATCAAGTTCTCCAATACCTTCtattcttccttatcctcctccatcTCCCATGCCACTGTACTcttcacctccacctcctcctattGTAAACTTCCCACCACCCTGCATGCCTTATCCTCCAAGTAACCCAGCACCTAATATTCCTCCCCCCACCACACCAGTCATAACACCACCATCCCCACCTTCTAATCCAATTAGTCCATACCCTCCAAATCCACCATCTACATCTCCTGTATATAGCCTTTGGTGTGTAGCAAAACCCACCGTCCCAAATTCAGTATTGCAGAAAGCAATGGACTACGCCTGTGGAGCTGGTGCTGATTGTCAATCTGTCCAGCCCAATGGAATGTGCTTCATGCCCAACACGGTGGTTGCTCATGCTTCTTATGCTTTCAATAGCTACTGGCAGAAAAACAAAAGAATTGGTGGAACCTGTGATTTTGGAGCAACTGCTATGCTCATTACTATGGATCCAA GTTATGGAGAATGTCGCTTTGGATTAACATGA
- the LOC131070421 gene encoding probable glucan endo-1,3-beta-glucosidase A6 isoform X2 — MGFFEVYVMVCFCLVILHGDATAGKEWSSIGINYGRIGKNLPSPAESILLMKSLKIGKVKLYDSDSEVLNALANTGLSVVISVKNEEIPIVASSVLNADEWVKHNVLTHYPATKINTITVGNEILSDYNNQNRWLQLVPAMQNIYSSLVRWNLGKRIKVTTTVAMDALMFSSPPSSGQFRDDIAETVVKHMLKFLSNSKSFYFVNVYPYFAYSTNADKIPLNYTLFGEVKTPVEDGGLEYTDMLSAQLDANVAAMAKLGYPNVKIAISETGWPTAGDAGASVDLAATYNRRLVARMLANPPLGTPRRPRAFVPTYLFALFNEDNKPGPVIERNWGLLYPNGSELYHIDMTGKLDDSEFKSLKSVRPFPAQPVVTFPRPIHSSISRTFPRTGQSPPPYYSAAPISQPSAGYYPPNVPSSSPIPSILPYPPPSPMPLYSSPPPPPIVNFPPPCMPYPPSNPAPNIPPPTTPVITPPSPPSNPISPYPPNPPSTSPVYSLWCVAKPTVPNSVLQKAMDYACGAGADCQSVQPNGMCFMPNTVVAHASYAFNSYWQKNKRIGGTCDFGATAMLITMDPSYGECRFGLT; from the exons ATGGGTTTCTTTGAGGTTTATGTCATGGTCTGCTTCTGTCTAGTGATTCTGCATGGGGATGCAACTG CTGGAAAAGAATGGAGTTCTATTGGTATCAACTATGGCCGAATCGGGAAGAACCTTCCATCTCCTGCCGAATCCATCTTACTTATGAAATCTTTGAAAATAGGCAAAGTAAAACTGTATGACAGTGACTCAGAAGTACTCAATGCCTTGGCCAACACTGGCCTCTCCGTAGTAATAAGTGTGAAGAATGAAGAGATACCAATTGTTGCCTCTAGTGTACTAAATGCTGATGAGTGGGTTAAACACAATGTCTTAACACACTACCCTGCAACCAAAATCAACACCATAACTGTTGGGAATGAAATTCTTTCTGATTACAACAATCAGAATAGATGGCTTCAGTTGGTTCCTGCAATGCAAAATATCTACAGCTCACTTGTCCGATGGAACCTTGGTAAAAGGATAAAGGTGACTACAACTGTGGCAATGGATGCTCTGATGTTTTCATCACCTCCTTCATCAGGACAGTTTAGGGATGACATTGCAGAGACTGTGGTGAAACATATGCTAAAATTTCTTTCCAATTCAAAGTCCTTCTATTTTGTTAATGTTTACCCATATTTTGCATATTCAACCAATGCTGATAAAATTCCTCTAAATTATACTCTGTTTGGAGAAGTCAAGACACCAGTGGAAGATGGTGGATTGGAGTACACTGACATGTTATCTGCTCAGTTGGATGCTAATGTAGCTGCTATGGCAAAGTTGGGATACCCCAATGTCAAAATTGCAATTAGTGAAACAGGTTGGCCTACAGCAGGAGATGCAGGTGCAAGTGTTGATCTAGCAGCCACTTATAATAGAAGGTTAGTTGCCAGAATGCTGGCAAATCCACCTTTAGGCACTCCCAGAAGGCCCAGAGCATTCGTACCCACTTATCTCTTTGCCCTTTTTAACGAGGACAACAAGCCTGGTCCAGTCATCGAAAGAAACTGGGGTTTGCTCTACCCAAATGGGTCTGAATTATATCATATAGATATGACTGGGAAACTTGACGATTCAGAGTTCAAATCCCTCAAGTCTGTTAGGCCTTTCCCTGCACAGCCTGTTGTTACCTTTCCTCGTCCTATCCATTCATCTATAAGTAGAACTTTTCCTAGGACCGGCCAAAGCCCGCCCCCATATTATTCTGCTGCCCCTATTTCCCAACCTTCTGCAGGTTACTATCCACCTAATGTACCATCAAGTTCTCCAATACCTTCtattcttccttatcctcctccatcTCCCATGCCACTGTACTcttcacctccacctcctcctattGTAAACTTCCCACCACCCTGCATGCCTTATCCTCCAAGTAACCCAGCACCTAATATTCCTCCCCCCACCACACCAGTCATAACACCACCATCCCCACCTTCTAATCCAATTAGTCCATACCCTCCAAATCCACCATCTACATCTCCTGTATATAGCCTTTGGTGTGTAGCAAAACCCACCGTCCCAAATTCAGTATTGCAGAAAGCAATGGACTACGCCTGTGGAGCTGGTGCTGATTGTCAATCTGTCCAGCCCAATGGAATGTGCTTCATGCCCAACACGGTGGTTGCTCATGCTTCTTATGCTTTCAATAGCTACTGGCAGAAAAACAAAAGAATTGGTGGAACCTGTGATTTTGGAGCAACTGCTATGCTCATTACTATGGATCCAA GTTATGGAGAATGTCGCTTTGGATTAACATGA